A genome region from Nocardia sp. NBC_00565 includes the following:
- a CDS encoding DUF6186 family protein produces MSDRVIVIVGFVLVLVVALGVVVVTHVRRDLVAPVGETIAYLTRTRVARVAAVLVWAWVGWHFLAR; encoded by the coding sequence ATGAGCGATCGGGTGATCGTCATCGTCGGGTTCGTGCTGGTGCTGGTGGTCGCGCTCGGCGTGGTCGTGGTCACGCATGTGCGCCGGGATCTGGTCGCGCCCGTGGGGGAGACGATTGCGTACCTCACGCGCACTCGGGTGGCGAGGGTTGCCGCTGTGCTCGTGTGGGCATGGGTCGGCTGGCACTTTCTCGCACGGTAG
- a CDS encoding enoyl-CoA hydratase-related protein, which produces MTTLEYRHLLVAREGDTVRITMNRPERRNALSSEHLAELLVAFRAAGETGATGIVLGAGGPVFSAGHDFADVAARDLLGMRELLTLCTELMSTIESVPQVVIARVQGLATAAGCQLVASCDLAVAAESAGFALPGGKGGWFCHTPAVPVARAVGRKRLMELALTGDPIDARTAEQWGLINRAVPDAELDTAVDELLARATRGSRASKALGKRTLYAQLDRPEADAYTIALEVMAGAAQLPGAREGMAAFLEKRPPVWRD; this is translated from the coding sequence ATGACCACCTTGGAGTATCGGCATTTGCTGGTCGCCCGGGAGGGCGACACCGTGCGCATCACCATGAATCGGCCGGAGCGGCGCAATGCGCTGTCGAGCGAACATCTGGCCGAGTTGCTCGTCGCGTTCCGGGCCGCCGGCGAGACCGGCGCCACGGGGATCGTGCTCGGGGCGGGCGGGCCGGTGTTCTCCGCGGGACACGATTTCGCCGACGTCGCCGCTCGTGACCTGCTCGGCATGCGGGAGCTGCTCACGCTGTGCACCGAGCTCATGTCGACCATCGAGTCGGTGCCGCAGGTGGTGATCGCGCGGGTGCAGGGTCTGGCGACGGCCGCCGGCTGCCAGCTGGTGGCCTCGTGCGATCTGGCCGTCGCCGCCGAGTCGGCCGGCTTCGCGCTCCCGGGTGGTAAGGGCGGCTGGTTCTGCCATACCCCGGCGGTGCCGGTGGCCCGCGCCGTCGGCCGCAAACGCCTGATGGAACTGGCCCTGACCGGCGACCCGATCGATGCCCGCACCGCGGAACAGTGGGGCCTGATCAACCGAGCGGTGCCCGACGCCGAGTTGGATACCGCCGTGGACGAGTTGCTCGCCCGCGCCACTCGGGGCAGCCGGGCCAGCAAGGCCCTCGGCAAACGCACCCTCTACGCGCAACTCGACCGCCCCGAAGCCGACGCCTACACCATCGCCCTGGAAGTCATGGCCGGCGCCGCTCAACTGCCCGGCGCTCGGGAAGGAATGGCGGCCTTCCTGGAGAAGCGCCCACCCGTCTGGCGGGATTAG
- a CDS encoding carotenoid oxygenase family protein, protein MEFPSVDSRMMGRPHRYSYNMSLGNEPTLLFDGLVRFDSATGAKQEHKFGPGRWGAEAPFAPRDGSTSETDGRLRPAGTSIAATARSVRLPRLPGTR, encoded by the coding sequence ATCGAGTTCCCCAGTGTCGACTCCCGTATGATGGGACGGCCGCACCGCTACTCCTACAACATGAGCTTGGGCAACGAACCCACCCTGCTGTTCGACGGACTGGTGCGGTTCGACTCGGCAACAGGAGCCAAGCAGGAACACAAGTTCGGTCCAGGCCGCTGGGGCGCCGAGGCCCCGTTCGCGCCACGCGACGGATCGACGAGCGAAACCGATGGTCGCCTCAGGCCCGCTGGCACGAGTATTGCTGCCACAGCGCGTTCCGTCCGGCTTCCACGCCTGCCGGGTACGCGATGA
- a CDS encoding selenium-binding protein SBP56-related protein: MNHSDMDPTFYRSAAEAAAAPPERLAYVVAFDRAAQKPDALSVIDVDPGSDTYGRVVGWTEVPHLGNELHHFGWNACSSALKHEGHHIEGLARRYLIVPGLRSSRLYVFDTQPDPRQPALSKVVDSSELAARAGYSRPHTLHCGPDGVFMTCLGGADGSDGPGGIALLDHGTFDVLRQWETDRGPQYLAYDAWWHLNQNTLISSEWGTPSMIEDGLKPELLLANKYGHAIHFWDLTAGRHQQRIDLGEQYQMPLELRPSHDPDATWGFVGVVISTEDLSASVWRWHRDGGVWAVDKVITIPAEPADPDLLPPALKPFGAVPPLVSDIDLSVDDAYLYVSCWGTGELEQFDVRDPANPKQTGSVRLGGIVGRTAHPAAPKQPLAGGPQMVEISRNGRRVYVTNSLYGAWDDQFYPDGVGAWMAVMHTDPDGGMTIDESFFPHDEDFRGLRVHQVRLQGGDASSDSYCYR, from the coding sequence ATGAATCACTCGGACATGGACCCGACCTTCTATCGGAGCGCAGCGGAGGCGGCTGCCGCGCCACCGGAGCGGCTCGCATACGTCGTTGCGTTCGACCGCGCGGCACAGAAGCCGGATGCGCTGTCAGTAATCGATGTGGATCCGGGTTCAGACACCTACGGCCGGGTGGTGGGCTGGACCGAGGTACCCCACCTGGGCAATGAGCTGCACCATTTCGGCTGGAACGCCTGCAGCAGCGCACTGAAGCACGAGGGCCACCACATTGAGGGGCTGGCTCGGCGGTACCTGATCGTGCCGGGTCTGCGCTCGTCGCGCTTGTACGTGTTCGACACCCAGCCCGACCCACGCCAGCCCGCCCTGTCCAAGGTCGTGGACAGCTCCGAGCTCGCGGCCAGGGCCGGCTACTCCCGTCCGCACACGCTGCACTGCGGGCCGGACGGTGTGTTCATGACCTGCCTCGGCGGGGCAGACGGATCGGACGGGCCGGGCGGGATCGCGCTGCTCGATCACGGCACGTTCGATGTGCTGCGGCAATGGGAGACCGACCGTGGGCCGCAATACCTCGCGTACGACGCCTGGTGGCATCTCAACCAGAACACGCTGATCAGCAGCGAGTGGGGCACCCCGTCCATGATCGAGGACGGGCTGAAGCCGGAGCTGCTGCTGGCCAACAAGTACGGCCACGCGATCCACTTCTGGGACCTCACCGCCGGTCGGCACCAGCAGCGGATCGATCTCGGGGAGCAGTACCAGATGCCACTCGAGCTGCGCCCTTCGCACGATCCGGACGCCACCTGGGGGTTCGTCGGCGTGGTGATCTCGACCGAGGATTTGTCGGCCTCCGTGTGGCGTTGGCACCGCGATGGTGGAGTGTGGGCGGTCGACAAGGTGATCACCATCCCGGCCGAGCCGGCTGATCCCGACCTGCTGCCGCCGGCACTGAAACCGTTCGGCGCGGTGCCGCCGCTGGTCAGCGATATCGACCTGTCGGTCGACGACGCATACCTCTACGTCTCGTGCTGGGGTACCGGGGAGCTCGAGCAGTTCGACGTGCGCGATCCGGCTAACCCGAAACAGACCGGTTCGGTCCGGCTCGGCGGGATCGTGGGCCGCACCGCCCACCCGGCCGCGCCGAAACAGCCGCTTGCCGGCGGGCCCCAGATGGTCGAGATCAGCCGTAACGGTCGTCGGGTCTACGTCACCAACTCGCTCTATGGCGCGTGGGACGACCAGTTCTACCCGGACGGGGTTGGCGCCTGGATGGCCGTGATGCACACCGATCCCGACGGCGGAATGACCATCGACGAGTCGTTCTTCCCGCACGACGAGGACTTTCGAGGTCTGCGGGTGCACCAGGTGCGCCTCCAGGGCGGCGACGCCTCCTCCGACTCCTACTGCTACCGGTAG
- a CDS encoding class I SAM-dependent methyltransferase, with the protein MTESGPADLKTRHRAMWALGDYPTVATEVIPGLGRRLVEVCRIGPGQRVLDIAAGSGNAAIPAAETGADVVASDLTPELFDAGRRLAAARGVDLQWQEADAEALPYADAEFDAVISCVGVMFAPFHRAAADELVRVTKPGGTIGLINWTPTGFIGQMFATMKPFAAPPPPGALPPPMWGDETHVRSLLGDRVTDLELRRENAVIDRFADGAEFRDFFKAYYGPTVAVYKAIAAEPDRIARLDRELADLASQHDLGNGRMEWEYLLVTARRSA; encoded by the coding sequence ATGACCGAATCCGGCCCTGCTGATCTCAAGACGCGGCATCGCGCAATGTGGGCACTGGGCGACTACCCGACCGTCGCCACCGAAGTCATCCCTGGGCTGGGTCGGCGTCTCGTCGAGGTCTGCCGTATCGGCCCGGGTCAGCGCGTGCTGGACATTGCGGCCGGATCCGGGAATGCAGCGATCCCGGCCGCGGAGACCGGTGCGGACGTCGTTGCGAGCGACCTCACGCCGGAGCTGTTCGACGCGGGCCGGCGTCTCGCCGCCGCCCGGGGCGTCGACCTGCAGTGGCAGGAAGCCGACGCCGAGGCATTGCCCTATGCCGATGCCGAATTCGACGCCGTGATCTCATGCGTGGGCGTCATGTTCGCGCCGTTCCACCGGGCGGCCGCGGACGAACTGGTGCGCGTCACCAAGCCGGGTGGCACGATCGGGCTGATCAACTGGACACCCACCGGATTCATCGGGCAGATGTTCGCCACGATGAAACCGTTCGCTGCGCCGCCCCCGCCCGGTGCGCTGCCGCCACCGATGTGGGGCGACGAGACGCATGTCCGGTCGCTCTTGGGCGACCGCGTCACCGACCTGGAGCTGCGGCGCGAAAACGCGGTCATCGATCGTTTCGCCGACGGCGCCGAGTTCCGCGACTTCTTCAAGGCCTACTACGGACCGACGGTCGCCGTGTACAAGGCCATTGCCGCAGAACCCGACCGGATCGCGCGGTTGGACCGGGAACTCGCGGATCTCGCCTCCCAACACGACCTGGGCAACGGGCGGATGGAGTGGGAGTACCTCTTGGTCACCGCACGCCGATCGGCCTGA